Proteins encoded in a region of the Natronorubrum halophilum genome:
- a CDS encoding DUF7521 family protein yields MSPYQTGATEITLALAIVKTLVLVVGGVITYFAFKAYRRTRQRALGLLAGGFGLVTLGLVLAGMLYELLGVQLELGILLESLLVLAGFLVIAYSLYVQ; encoded by the coding sequence ATGAGTCCATATCAGACCGGCGCGACCGAGATCACGCTTGCGCTCGCGATCGTTAAGACGCTCGTGCTCGTTGTTGGCGGCGTTATCACGTATTTCGCGTTCAAGGCCTACCGACGGACGCGCCAACGGGCGCTCGGGCTGCTCGCTGGTGGGTTCGGACTCGTGACGCTCGGACTCGTCCTCGCCGGAATGCTCTATGAACTGCTCGGCGTCCAGCTCGAGTTAGGAATCTTGCTCGAGAGCCTGCTCGTCCTGGCCGGCTTCCTCGTGATCGCGTACTCGCTGTACGTGCAATGA
- a CDS encoding winged helix-turn-helix domain-containing protein: MVRDPIASESTPPAEEICAALDDPDCREIIRNLEEPMTASELAKRCDIPQSTLYRKLELLTESTLLEESTEIRQDGHHASKYAVAFDEITLGLDEDRSLAVQIERPARTADERLAELWSEVRKET, translated from the coding sequence ATGGTCCGGGACCCGATCGCTTCGGAGTCGACGCCGCCAGCGGAGGAGATCTGCGCTGCGCTCGACGACCCTGACTGCCGCGAGATTATCCGGAATCTCGAGGAACCCATGACGGCTTCTGAGCTAGCGAAACGGTGTGACATTCCACAATCGACGCTGTACCGAAAGCTCGAGCTCCTGACCGAGTCGACGTTGCTCGAGGAGTCGACCGAGATCCGCCAGGACGGTCACCACGCGAGCAAGTACGCGGTGGCGTTCGACGAGATCACGCTCGGTTTGGACGAGGATCGATCGCTGGCGGTCCAGATCGAGCGACCGGCCCGGACGGCGGACGAACGGCTCGCGGAGCTGTGGTCGGAGGTGCGAAAGGAAACATGA